From a region of the Paenibacillus sp. FSL R10-2734 genome:
- a CDS encoding ABC transporter ATP-binding protein, which yields MAIAILTDVVKRYEGKLTVDHVNMTIQEGEIFGLLGPNGAGKSTTISMICGLLKIDGGDIIIDGLPVSSQSLEVKKRIGLVPQDLALYDTMTAADNVTFFGKLYGLRGKLLKERVEEALTFVGLSDRAKEKPSTFSGGMKRRLNIACAIMHRPKLIIMDEPTVGIDPQSRNHILESVKELNRLGSTIIYTSHYMEEVAAICDRVAIMDKGHIIACGTEKELRERVAKEEKIMIKAANVTPELVHELTLHPRISRVEAKEGVVELYLPSSQGELQDILFIFAKHEGIIGSLNIEEPDLETLFLNLTGRTLRD from the coding sequence ATGGCAATCGCGATATTGACCGATGTGGTGAAACGATATGAAGGTAAATTAACAGTGGATCATGTAAATATGACGATACAAGAAGGAGAAATCTTTGGACTGCTAGGCCCAAACGGAGCGGGTAAAAGTACAACGATCAGTATGATCTGCGGCTTGCTTAAGATTGACGGGGGAGACATTATCATTGACGGTTTACCTGTGTCTTCGCAATCCCTAGAGGTGAAGAAAAGAATTGGATTGGTTCCACAGGATTTAGCCTTGTACGACACCATGACAGCGGCCGATAATGTCACTTTTTTCGGGAAATTGTATGGTTTGCGCGGCAAACTCCTGAAGGAACGAGTGGAAGAAGCGCTTACCTTTGTAGGACTTAGCGATCGTGCTAAAGAGAAGCCCTCGACCTTCTCTGGAGGGATGAAAAGACGTCTGAACATTGCCTGCGCCATTATGCATCGTCCAAAGCTGATTATTATGGATGAACCAACAGTGGGGATTGATCCGCAATCTCGTAATCATATCCTTGAATCGGTCAAGGAGCTCAATCGACTGGGCTCAACCATTATTTATACCAGCCACTACATGGAGGAGGTTGCAGCCATTTGTGATCGGGTAGCCATTATGGATAAAGGGCATATCATTGCTTGCGGTACGGAAAAAGAACTGCGTGAGCGGGTCGCCAAGGAAGAAAAAATTATGATCAAAGCCGCTAATGTTACTCCGGAGCTTGTTCACGAGCTGACGCTTCATCCTAGAATTAGTCGTGTAGAAGCAAAAGAAGGTGTGGTGGAACTGTATCTACCTTCTTCGCAAGGGGAGCTGCAGGATATTCTTTTTATTTTTGCCAAGCATGAGGGGATTATTGGCTCACTAAATATTGAAGAACCCGATCTGGAGACGTTGTTTCTTAACCTGACCGGACGGACCTTACGAGATTAA